The following are encoded in a window of Thermococcus celericrescens genomic DNA:
- a CDS encoding MoaD/ThiS family protein produces the protein MIKVKVLGRGIETEVEWEKGMKVADVLREVGFNTESAIAKLNGRVALEDENVKDGDYVEVIPVVSGG, from the coding sequence ATGATCAAGGTCAAGGTCCTGGGAAGGGGAATCGAGACGGAGGTCGAGTGGGAGAAGGGCATGAAGGTGGCCGACGTTCTCCGTGAGGTCGGCTTCAACACCGAGAGCGCCATAGCAAAGCTCAACGGAAGGGTCGCACTTGAAGATGAGAACGTGAAGGATGGTGACTACGTTGAGGTTATCCCGGTAGTTTCCGGCGGCTGA